A stretch of Myceligenerans xiligouense DNA encodes these proteins:
- a CDS encoding alpha-N-arabinofuranosidase — protein MHAATVTVDPAFVVGPVRRRTFGTFVEHLGRCVYTGIYEPGHETADADGFRGDVLELTRELGVSTVRYPGGNFVSGYRWEDAVGPVDQRPRRLDLAWHSTEPNTFGVDEFMKWAQRSGVEPMMAVNLGTRGIQEALDLLEYCNVPGGSFWADQRRANGVEDPYRIRMWCLGNEMDGPWQIGHKTAQEYARVAAETARAMRMVDPEIELVACGSSSSSMPTFGEWERAVLTETYEHVDYVSAHAYYFEEDGDLASFLASSVDMDNFVAAVAATADQVRAARKLDKRIHISFDEWNVWYQQRAESQPPKGDDWPVAPVLLEDKYNVADAVVVGSLLISLLRNTDRVHAASLAQLVNVIAPIMTEPGGPAWKQTVFHPFALTSAQAKGEVLRLAVESPVQETAKFGEVPVLDSVATHDPETGDLVLFAVNRSVTEAIALDVDLRGFPGLRVAEAVTLANPDHTWQATAADSTSVAPQPNTSAKVADDRARAELPPVSWSMVRLVRA, from the coding sequence ATGCACGCCGCCACCGTCACCGTCGACCCGGCATTCGTCGTCGGTCCCGTACGCCGCCGCACGTTCGGCACCTTCGTCGAACACCTCGGCCGCTGCGTGTACACCGGCATCTACGAGCCGGGGCACGAGACCGCCGACGCCGACGGGTTCCGCGGCGACGTCCTGGAGCTGACCCGCGAGCTGGGCGTCTCCACCGTGCGCTACCCGGGCGGCAACTTCGTCTCCGGGTACCGCTGGGAGGACGCCGTCGGGCCGGTGGACCAGCGCCCGCGCCGCCTCGACCTCGCCTGGCACTCCACCGAGCCGAACACGTTCGGCGTGGACGAGTTCATGAAGTGGGCGCAGCGATCCGGCGTCGAGCCCATGATGGCCGTCAACCTCGGCACGCGCGGTATCCAGGAGGCCCTCGACCTGCTGGAGTACTGCAACGTGCCGGGCGGCTCGTTCTGGGCGGACCAGCGCCGCGCGAACGGCGTCGAGGACCCGTACCGGATCCGGATGTGGTGCCTCGGCAACGAGATGGACGGCCCGTGGCAGATCGGCCACAAGACCGCGCAGGAGTACGCGCGCGTCGCCGCCGAGACCGCCCGTGCCATGCGCATGGTCGACCCGGAGATCGAGCTCGTGGCCTGCGGCTCGTCCAGCTCGTCGATGCCCACGTTCGGCGAGTGGGAGCGCGCCGTGCTCACCGAGACGTACGAGCACGTCGACTACGTCTCCGCCCACGCCTACTACTTCGAGGAGGACGGCGACCTCGCCTCCTTCCTCGCCAGCAGCGTGGACATGGACAACTTCGTGGCTGCCGTCGCCGCCACCGCCGACCAGGTCCGCGCCGCCCGCAAGCTCGACAAGCGCATCCACATCTCGTTCGACGAGTGGAACGTCTGGTACCAGCAGCGCGCCGAGTCCCAGCCCCCCAAGGGTGACGACTGGCCCGTGGCGCCCGTGCTGCTGGAGGACAAGTACAACGTGGCCGACGCCGTCGTCGTCGGCAGCCTGCTCATCTCGCTGCTGCGCAACACCGACCGCGTGCACGCCGCGTCGCTCGCCCAGCTCGTGAACGTCATCGCGCCCATCATGACCGAGCCCGGCGGCCCGGCCTGGAAGCAGACGGTCTTCCACCCGTTCGCCCTCACCTCCGCCCAGGCCAAGGGCGAGGTGCTGCGCCTCGCCGTCGAGTCGCCCGTGCAGGAGACCGCGAAGTTCGGCGAGGTCCCGGTGCTCGACTCCGTCGCCACGCACGACCCCGAGACCGGCGACCTCGTCCTCTTCGCCGTGAACCGCTCCGTCACCGAGGCGATCGCCCTCGACGTCGACCTGCGCGGCTTCCCCGGGCTCCGCGTCGCCGAGGCCGTCACCCTGGCCAACCCCGACCACACCTGGCAGGCCACCGCCGCGGACTCGACCTCCGTGGCGCCGCAGCCCAACACGTCCGCCAAGGTCGCCGACGACCGCGCCCGGGCCGAGCTGCCGCCCGTGTCGTGGTCGATGGTCCGCCTGGTCCGGGCGTGA
- a CDS encoding carbohydrate ABC transporter permease, whose translation MARSSRLHQAEHRWALAFVAAPVLGYVLFTAYPVGFALYTSMTQWNGLGAMRFIGLDNYVRLFGDQYFWQSMGNTVFYMVGIPIGLALSLALAIGMNRAIPLRSMLRTVYYVPVISSLAAIAILWQWAYNGDFGLVNQFLAWFGIDGPNWLASTVWAKPAIVIMLIWKGLGYSMILYLAAIQSVPRALYEAAELDGANGWQKFRTITLPMVRPVTFFLVVTQVIAGSQIFTEINIMTPTGGPEYSTASSVFHIWRQAFRYQDMGYGTAMAIMLGILILIITLVQFRLNQRNSFVLD comes from the coding sequence ATGGCGCGTTCGTCGCGGCTGCACCAGGCCGAGCACCGGTGGGCGCTGGCGTTCGTCGCCGCGCCGGTGCTCGGCTACGTGCTCTTCACCGCCTACCCCGTCGGCTTCGCCCTCTACACCTCCATGACGCAGTGGAACGGCCTGGGGGCGATGCGGTTCATCGGCCTGGACAACTACGTCCGCCTGTTCGGGGACCAGTACTTCTGGCAGTCGATGGGCAACACCGTGTTCTACATGGTCGGCATCCCGATCGGCCTGGCGCTCTCCCTCGCGCTGGCGATCGGCATGAACCGGGCCATCCCCCTGCGCTCCATGCTGCGCACCGTCTACTACGTGCCGGTGATCTCCTCGCTCGCGGCGATCGCGATCCTCTGGCAGTGGGCCTACAACGGCGACTTCGGCCTCGTGAACCAGTTCCTCGCCTGGTTCGGCATCGACGGCCCCAACTGGCTCGCCAGCACGGTCTGGGCCAAGCCCGCGATCGTCATCATGCTGATCTGGAAGGGCCTGGGGTACTCGATGATCCTGTACCTGGCCGCGATCCAGTCCGTGCCGCGGGCCCTCTACGAGGCGGCCGAGCTCGACGGCGCGAACGGCTGGCAGAAGTTCCGGACCATCACCCTGCCGATGGTGCGCCCGGTGACGTTCTTCCTGGTGGTCACCCAGGTGATCGCCGGGTCGCAGATCTTCACCGAGATCAACATCATGACGCCCACCGGCGGCCCCGAGTACAGCACGGCGTCGTCCGTCTTCCACATCTGGCGCCAGGCGTTCCGCTACCAGGACATGGGGTACGGCACCGCCATGGCGATCATGCTGGGCATCCTCATCCTGATCATCACGCTGGTGCAGTTCCGCCTGAACCAGCGCAACAGCTTCGTGCTCGACTGA
- a CDS encoding YesL family protein gives MSADDGARTRVPDGPIGDQGPAGAQDPVRAVDPVRAVDPVGDHAISHGGNANTPRNGVVARGDQDGIVARGGDHDGIVARGGDQDGVVAAGRGPESPGWRGDEVPGWAGGVMAVLRALTRLVEVNLLVLAGALAGGLLLGLGPALKAGSAVLHDPDLAMEPWRGFWREWRADWRRSNLLFAPFWLVGALLWADAAAVGQASGPAHAAMLSGLTVASAWTAVVLAWWPRIVLRYDDAAPAVWRYLLLTPLLAPGTALAILVTLAATAAVILGVPLAALAAGASFPLWATGRLVGAKLRANPTP, from the coding sequence ATGTCCGCGGACGACGGCGCCCGCACCCGGGTCCCCGACGGCCCGATCGGCGACCAGGGCCCAGCAGGCGCCCAGGACCCGGTCCGCGCCGTGGACCCGGTCCGCGCCGTGGACCCGGTCGGCGACCACGCCATTTCGCACGGTGGCAACGCAAACACCCCGCGAAATGGCGTGGTCGCGCGCGGTGACCAGGATGGCATCGTCGCGCGCGGGGGTGACCACGATGGCATCGTCGCGCGCGGGGGTGACCAGGATGGCGTGGTCGCGGCGGGGCGAGGTCCGGAGTCGCCGGGGTGGCGAGGTGATGAGGTGCCCGGGTGGGCCGGGGGTGTCATGGCCGTGCTGCGAGCTCTCACCCGGCTCGTCGAGGTGAACCTGCTGGTGCTGGCCGGGGCCCTGGCGGGCGGGTTGCTCCTCGGGCTGGGCCCGGCCCTCAAGGCAGGATCCGCCGTGCTGCACGACCCGGACCTCGCGATGGAGCCGTGGCGCGGGTTCTGGCGCGAGTGGCGTGCCGACTGGCGCCGGTCGAACCTGCTGTTCGCGCCCTTCTGGCTGGTGGGCGCGCTGCTGTGGGCGGACGCGGCCGCCGTCGGACAGGCTTCCGGTCCGGCCCACGCGGCCATGCTGTCCGGCCTGACGGTCGCTTCCGCCTGGACCGCCGTCGTCCTCGCGTGGTGGCCGCGCATCGTGCTCCGGTACGACGACGCGGCTCCCGCCGTCTGGCGCTACCTGCTGCTGACCCCGCTGCTGGCGCCGGGTACGGCCCTGGCGATCCTGGTCACGCTCGCCGCGACGGCGGCGGTGATCCTGGGCGTCCCCCTGGCAGCACTCGCCGCGGGCGCCTCGTTCCCCCTCTGGGCCACGGGCAGGCTGGTCGGCGCCAAACTCAGAGCGAACCCGACCCCCTGA
- a CDS encoding arabinan endo-1,5-alpha-L-arabinosidase, protein MAALLAAGAGGAYMVSRGGSASSGTSTDRALASAGQLFVHDPALVAGDDGEPWFVYGTGDVREGFGAPRILRSDDGGVTWDDAGTAWERAGDPSWVREPGTGVAGVENYWAPELYRHDGTWYLYYSASTFGSNDSAIGLATGTTLDPADPDYGWEDQGLVVRSTPGETHYNAIDPGVVEDADGNPWLFFGSFWGGIQRVPLEWPSGKVPDGAEPVAVASRVGVAENAIEAPFVVERDGWYYLFVSWDKCCSGVDSTYRIMVGRSRDVAGPYLDAEGKDLALGGGTEVASTAGRMIGPGGQTVSVVGEPGSASAYYLAFHFYDGDAGGAPTLAVRELSWDGAGWPSIPAAGLG, encoded by the coding sequence GTGGCAGCGCTTCTCGCGGCCGGGGCCGGCGGTGCGTACATGGTGTCCCGCGGCGGTTCGGCGTCGTCGGGCACCTCCACGGACAGGGCGCTGGCCTCGGCCGGCCAGCTCTTCGTGCACGACCCGGCCCTCGTGGCCGGGGACGACGGCGAACCGTGGTTCGTCTACGGCACCGGCGACGTCCGCGAGGGGTTCGGCGCCCCGCGCATCCTGAGGTCCGACGACGGCGGTGTCACCTGGGACGACGCGGGTACCGCCTGGGAACGGGCCGGGGACCCGTCATGGGTGCGCGAGCCCGGGACCGGCGTCGCCGGCGTCGAGAACTACTGGGCGCCCGAGCTCTACCGGCACGACGGGACCTGGTACCTCTACTACTCGGCGTCGACCTTCGGCTCGAACGACTCCGCGATCGGGCTGGCCACGGGGACGACGCTCGACCCGGCGGATCCGGACTACGGGTGGGAGGACCAGGGCCTGGTGGTGCGGTCCACGCCGGGCGAGACGCACTACAACGCCATCGACCCGGGCGTCGTCGAGGACGCCGACGGCAACCCGTGGCTGTTCTTCGGGTCGTTCTGGGGCGGCATCCAGCGGGTGCCGCTGGAGTGGCCGTCGGGGAAGGTGCCCGACGGCGCCGAGCCCGTGGCCGTGGCATCGCGGGTCGGGGTGGCGGAGAACGCCATCGAGGCGCCTTTCGTGGTGGAGCGGGACGGCTGGTACTACCTGTTCGTCTCCTGGGACAAGTGCTGCAGCGGCGTCGACTCCACCTACCGGATCATGGTGGGGCGCTCGCGGGACGTCGCGGGCCCGTACCTCGACGCCGAGGGCAAGGACCTGGCGCTCGGCGGCGGCACCGAGGTGGCGAGCACGGCGGGCCGGATGATCGGGCCGGGCGGGCAGACGGTGTCGGTGGTGGGGGAGCCGGGGTCGGCGTCGGCCTACTACCTGGCGTTCCACTTCTACGACGGCGACGCCGGCGGCGCGCCGACTCTGGCGGTGCGGGAACTGAGCTGGGACGGTGCGGGCTGGCCGAGCATCCCGGCGGCCGGCCTCGGATAA
- a CDS encoding ABC transporter substrate-binding protein — MRKSRLASGMVAALVLAGTAACSAGSSTDDDGKLTFMFRGGEDEKAAYQEAIDRFSADTGVEVEVIVTDADQYATKLQAAISGNNVPDVFYIEQASLQSYVTSGVLLDITDLVAESGVDLENIWEYGVDSYRYDGRLQGTPDGALYGLPKDVGPFALGYNKTMLEEEGIDLPDQDEPLTWDEWLDIMEQVTKDTNGDGKIDQWGTGLNVQWNLQALAWSNGADWTNADKTEVTVDTPEMAEALQYIADMTTVEEVTPSSEQQATLDTYQRWMEGELAFFPVGPWDVSTYNELDFEYDLIPYPAGATGEPATWIGSLGIGVSATTAMPEEATELVTYLSADATAQQTLVDAGIQVPNLKDMAAEWAAEEDVQPANRQEFLDIVEDYGRPMPAAVTYGAAWYDEMWTNIQPVLDGKQTAAEYLAEVQPRMQQLLDESNMQAEQAAAANETE; from the coding sequence ATGAGGAAGTCACGACTGGCCAGCGGCATGGTGGCCGCGTTGGTCCTGGCTGGAACCGCCGCATGCAGCGCCGGATCCAGCACCGACGACGACGGCAAGCTCACCTTCATGTTCCGCGGCGGCGAGGACGAGAAGGCCGCCTACCAGGAGGCGATCGACCGGTTCAGCGCGGACACGGGCGTCGAGGTCGAGGTCATCGTGACCGACGCCGACCAGTACGCCACCAAGCTGCAGGCCGCGATCTCCGGCAACAACGTGCCGGACGTCTTCTACATCGAGCAGGCGAGCCTGCAGTCGTACGTGACGTCCGGGGTACTCCTCGACATCACGGACCTCGTCGCCGAGTCCGGCGTCGACCTGGAGAACATCTGGGAGTACGGCGTCGACTCCTACCGGTACGACGGCCGGCTCCAGGGCACGCCCGACGGCGCGCTCTACGGCCTGCCGAAGGACGTCGGCCCGTTCGCCCTGGGCTACAACAAGACCATGCTCGAGGAGGAGGGCATCGACCTCCCCGACCAGGACGAGCCCCTGACCTGGGACGAGTGGCTCGACATCATGGAGCAGGTCACCAAGGACACCAATGGTGACGGCAAGATCGACCAGTGGGGCACCGGCCTCAACGTGCAGTGGAACCTCCAGGCCCTGGCCTGGTCCAACGGCGCCGACTGGACCAACGCGGACAAGACCGAGGTCACCGTCGACACCCCGGAGATGGCCGAGGCCCTCCAGTACATCGCCGACATGACCACCGTCGAGGAGGTGACTCCGTCCTCCGAGCAGCAGGCCACGCTCGACACCTACCAGCGCTGGATGGAGGGCGAACTCGCCTTCTTCCCGGTGGGCCCGTGGGACGTCAGCACCTACAACGAGCTCGACTTCGAGTACGACCTCATCCCGTACCCCGCCGGCGCCACCGGCGAGCCCGCCACCTGGATCGGCTCGCTCGGGATCGGCGTCTCCGCCACCACCGCGATGCCCGAGGAGGCCACCGAGCTGGTCACCTACCTGTCCGCCGACGCGACGGCGCAGCAGACGCTGGTCGACGCCGGCATCCAGGTCCCGAACCTCAAGGACATGGCCGCCGAGTGGGCTGCCGAGGAGGACGTCCAGCCGGCCAACCGGCAGGAGTTCCTCGACATCGTCGAAGACTACGGCCGCCCGATGCCGGCCGCGGTGACCTACGGCGCCGCGTGGTACGACGAGATGTGGACCAACATCCAGCCCGTCCTCGACGGCAAGCAGACGGCGGCCGAGTACCTCGCCGAGGTGCAGCCGCGGATGCAGCAGCTGCTCGACGAGTCCAACATGCAGGCCGAGCAGGCCGCGGCGGCGAACGAGACCGAGTGA
- a CDS encoding LacI family DNA-binding transcriptional regulator: MAVTMQDVAARAGVSIKTVSNVVNGYPHIRAATRERVEEAIDHLGYRINETARSLRTRRTDMITLAVPELSLPYFAELADSVIQAADARGLTVLIEQTGHGRVREVDVLTGKRRNMTDGLIFSPLELGPEDLALFDVDFPLVVLGERVFGAPADHVTMNNVAAAKAATMHLAALGRKRIAVVGGHEGEQVGSAALRTTGYRQGLEAAGLPYDPALVAEAGLWHRSTGAEAMGRLLDDGVEVDGVFALNDALALGALHALHTRRMEVPGDVSVIGFDDIDDARYSVPTLSSVDPGRVQIAQTAVELLVARITGAETGPYRRVIPDSRIIGRESTGDVPEGGEGRPVAVQQGGIEQVAVAAAPAPA, from the coding sequence GTGGCTGTGACCATGCAGGACGTTGCGGCTCGAGCCGGCGTCTCGATCAAGACGGTATCGAACGTGGTCAACGGCTACCCGCACATCCGCGCCGCGACACGCGAGCGTGTCGAGGAGGCCATCGACCACCTCGGCTACCGGATCAACGAGACCGCGCGCAGTCTGCGCACGCGACGCACCGACATGATCACCCTCGCGGTTCCCGAGCTGTCGCTGCCGTACTTCGCCGAACTCGCCGACTCCGTGATCCAGGCCGCCGACGCCCGTGGGCTCACCGTCCTGATCGAGCAGACCGGTCACGGCCGGGTGCGCGAGGTGGATGTCCTCACCGGCAAGCGCCGGAACATGACCGACGGCCTGATCTTCTCGCCGCTTGAGCTCGGACCGGAGGACCTGGCACTGTTCGACGTCGACTTCCCGCTCGTGGTGCTCGGTGAACGTGTCTTCGGGGCGCCGGCGGACCACGTCACGATGAACAACGTGGCCGCCGCCAAGGCGGCCACCATGCACCTGGCGGCACTCGGCCGGAAGCGGATCGCGGTGGTCGGCGGGCACGAGGGCGAGCAGGTGGGTTCCGCCGCCCTGCGCACCACGGGGTATCGGCAGGGCCTGGAGGCGGCAGGGCTGCCCTACGATCCGGCGCTCGTCGCGGAGGCGGGGCTCTGGCACCGTTCCACGGGTGCGGAGGCCATGGGCCGGCTGCTCGACGACGGTGTCGAGGTGGACGGCGTCTTCGCCCTCAACGACGCCCTGGCGCTCGGCGCGCTGCACGCGCTCCACACCCGCCGGATGGAGGTCCCGGGCGACGTCTCCGTGATCGGGTTCGACGACATCGACGACGCCCGCTACTCCGTTCCCACGCTCTCCTCCGTGGACCCGGGCCGCGTGCAGATCGCGCAGACCGCGGTGGAACTCCTGGTCGCGCGGATCACGGGGGCGGAAACCGGCCCGTACCGCCGCGTCATCCCCGACTCGCGCATCATCGGCCGCGAGTCCACGGGCGACGTCCCCGAGGGCGGGGAAGGCAGGCCGGTGGCGGTCCAGCAGGGCGGCATCGAGCAGGTCGCCGTGGCGGCGGCCCCGGCCCCCGCCTGA
- a CDS encoding carbohydrate ABC transporter permease produces MTERSATSTASSGTTGGATHASGTAPGGTGPTPSSGAAGGTAPPAPPLGGPSSGPGPVTRRLGRRAQGRIADWITFVILGIGGIAMVAPLVWMFSTSLKTKAEVFALPPVWIPEIPQWETYVRMWENSYVLTGFQNSLVVATSVTVLGTITCSLAAFALAKMRLPGRNAIFVGLLTGIMIPFPTLMIPQFVMFSRIGWVDTLLPLIVPAIFGNVIVIFFLKQYLENVPNSIIEAAKIDGASYWQIFWRLIFPIIRPAVSAQFILWFMMVWNDYLAPILYLNTPERQTLQVVIANMNVQYATQRDYPLIMAASFVALLPILAVFLVFQRQIIESVALTGTKG; encoded by the coding sequence ATGACTGAGAGATCGGCCACCTCCACGGCGTCGTCGGGCACGACCGGCGGTGCCACCCACGCTTCCGGCACGGCGCCGGGCGGCACCGGCCCCACGCCCTCCTCCGGTGCGGCGGGCGGGACCGCGCCTCCGGCACCCCCGCTCGGCGGCCCGTCGTCGGGACCGGGCCCGGTGACCCGCCGGCTCGGCCGCAGGGCCCAGGGCCGCATCGCGGACTGGATCACCTTCGTCATCCTGGGGATCGGCGGGATCGCGATGGTCGCGCCGCTGGTGTGGATGTTCTCGACCTCGCTGAAGACCAAGGCCGAGGTGTTCGCGCTGCCGCCCGTCTGGATCCCCGAGATCCCGCAGTGGGAGACCTACGTGCGGATGTGGGAGAACTCCTATGTCCTCACGGGCTTCCAGAACAGCCTCGTCGTCGCCACGTCGGTCACCGTGCTCGGCACGATCACGTGCTCGCTGGCGGCGTTCGCGCTGGCCAAGATGCGCCTGCCGGGACGCAACGCCATCTTCGTCGGCCTGCTGACCGGCATCATGATCCCGTTCCCGACGCTGATGATCCCGCAGTTCGTGATGTTCTCGCGGATCGGCTGGGTGGACACGCTGCTGCCGCTGATCGTGCCCGCGATCTTCGGGAACGTCATCGTGATCTTCTTCCTGAAGCAGTACCTGGAGAACGTCCCGAACTCGATCATCGAGGCCGCCAAGATCGACGGCGCCAGCTACTGGCAGATCTTCTGGCGGCTGATCTTCCCGATCATCCGCCCGGCGGTGTCGGCCCAGTTCATCCTCTGGTTCATGATGGTCTGGAACGACTACCTCGCCCCGATCCTGTACCTGAACACGCCCGAGCGGCAGACGCTGCAGGTGGTGATCGCGAACATGAACGTCCAGTACGCGACGCAGCGCGACTACCCGCTGATCATGGCGGCGTCGTTCGTGGCGCTCCTGCCGATCCTGGCGGTGTTCCTGGTCTTCCAGCGGCAGATCATCGAGTCCGTCGCCCTGACGGGCACCAAGGGCTGA
- a CDS encoding alpha-N-arabinofuranosidase: protein MSDLALDAVVDLDVPGPTIDRHLYGQFAEHLGRCVYEGFWVGEDSSVPNEGGIRLDVVEALRELRIPNLRWPGGCFADSYHWRDGVGPREERPRIANVHWGDVVEDNAFGTHEFLALCDLLGTEPYVSANVGSGTVQETADWVEYLTRGDDAPMARLRREHGRDEPWAVTFFGLGNEPWGCGGNLRADQYASLARLHSTYARDLSGNKLQRVAAGANEDDYAWTETLMKQVSKRLGDEDPAPLFQAVSFHYYTIPGTWGAKGSATDFDQDAYWTTMRKAHRVRDLIRGHSAVMDAYDPHAKVALALDEWGTWFDVEPGTEPGFLYQQNTMRDALVAAVHFDAFHDNARRLRLANVAQVVNVLQSMVLTDGARMLRTPTFHAFAMSAGHQDAAALTVHDVAARGARDVDGTALPTVSTSASVKEGSVLVSLTNLDPGAPARVRVALRGGSVTLDGATVLAAPEGAVSDDAVRVHNTFDSPDAVAPRELSAVSVTTTAGQNVLEATLPPASFTTVRLTLP, encoded by the coding sequence ATGTCTGACCTCGCACTCGACGCCGTCGTCGACCTCGACGTCCCCGGCCCGACCATCGACCGTCATCTCTACGGCCAGTTCGCCGAGCACCTCGGACGCTGCGTGTACGAGGGATTCTGGGTCGGCGAGGACTCGTCCGTCCCGAACGAGGGCGGCATCCGCCTCGACGTCGTGGAGGCGCTGCGCGAGCTGAGGATCCCGAACCTGCGGTGGCCGGGAGGCTGCTTCGCGGACTCGTACCACTGGCGCGACGGCGTCGGCCCGCGTGAGGAGCGCCCGCGGATCGCGAACGTGCACTGGGGCGACGTCGTGGAGGACAACGCGTTCGGCACGCACGAGTTCCTCGCCCTGTGCGACCTGCTCGGCACGGAGCCGTACGTGTCGGCGAACGTCGGTTCCGGCACCGTCCAGGAGACCGCCGACTGGGTCGAGTACCTCACCCGCGGCGACGACGCCCCCATGGCGCGCCTGCGCCGCGAGCACGGGCGGGACGAGCCGTGGGCCGTGACGTTCTTCGGTCTGGGCAACGAGCCCTGGGGCTGCGGCGGCAACCTGCGCGCGGACCAGTACGCCTCGCTCGCCCGGCTGCACTCCACGTACGCGCGAGACCTGTCCGGGAACAAGCTCCAGCGCGTGGCCGCCGGAGCGAACGAGGACGACTACGCCTGGACCGAGACGCTGATGAAGCAGGTCAGCAAGCGCCTGGGCGACGAGGACCCGGCGCCGCTGTTCCAGGCGGTCTCGTTCCACTACTACACGATCCCCGGCACGTGGGGGGCCAAGGGCTCGGCGACGGACTTCGACCAGGACGCGTACTGGACCACGATGCGCAAGGCGCACCGCGTGCGGGACCTGATCCGCGGGCACTCCGCCGTGATGGACGCCTACGACCCGCACGCCAAGGTGGCGCTCGCCCTCGACGAGTGGGGTACCTGGTTCGACGTCGAGCCCGGCACCGAGCCCGGCTTCCTGTACCAGCAGAACACCATGCGCGACGCGCTCGTCGCGGCCGTGCACTTCGACGCCTTCCACGACAACGCGCGGCGCCTGCGCCTCGCCAATGTCGCCCAGGTGGTCAACGTGCTGCAGTCGATGGTGCTCACGGACGGGGCCCGCATGCTGCGCACGCCCACGTTCCACGCGTTCGCGATGTCGGCGGGCCACCAGGACGCGGCTGCGCTGACGGTGCACGACGTCGCGGCGCGGGGTGCGCGGGACGTCGACGGAACGGCCCTGCCGACCGTGTCGACGTCCGCCTCGGTCAAGGAGGGATCCGTGCTGGTCTCGCTCACCAACCTCGACCCGGGCGCACCGGCGCGCGTCCGCGTCGCGCTCCGCGGCGGGTCGGTCACGCTCGACGGCGCGACGGTGCTCGCGGCCCCGGAAGGTGCGGTGTCCGACGACGCCGTCCGGGTGCACAACACGTTCGACTCCCCGGACGCGGTCGCGCCCCGGGAGCTGTCGGCGGTGTCGGTCACGACTACGGCCGGCCAGAACGTGCTGGAGGCAACGCTCCCGCCGGCGTCCTTCACGACGGTCCGCCTGACTCTGCCCTGA